A genomic segment from [Flavobacterium] thermophilum encodes:
- a CDS encoding Putative transposase, YhgA-like: MRNGTCQKNAGETRRNLAAKSEYSTVNPTIAGRENVAKQRIDHDRLFKELLSTFFEEFLLLFFPDVYEYIDVHHLSFLSEELFTDVTAGEKHRVDLLVETKVKGEDGLVIVHVEHQSYTQRTFPERMFLYFSRLFQKYRRRILPIAIFSYDEQYDEPSSLVMQFPFLTVLDFRFLTVELCKLPWRAYIRHANPVAAALLSKMGYNEDEKVDVKKEFLRMLVRLELDEAKQRLLFGFFETYLRLSEEEEIQLRHEVSQMETKEAKRVMELIVSYEQRGMEKGIQQGIEQGMKQGRQQGIEEGKLDVVKRMLAKGYDVDTIHELTGLPVEMIEKVRQ; encoded by the coding sequence ATGCGAAATGGCACATGCCAAAAAAACGCGGGGGAAACAAGAAGGAATTTGGCCGCGAAGAGCGAATACAGTACGGTGAATCCGACAATTGCAGGGAGGGAAAACGTGGCCAAACAGCGCATCGATCATGACCGGTTGTTCAAAGAGTTGCTGTCGACATTTTTTGAGGAGTTTTTGCTTCTTTTCTTTCCCGACGTGTACGAGTACATTGACGTTCACCATCTCTCTTTCCTCTCCGAGGAACTGTTCACCGATGTGACGGCCGGAGAGAAGCACCGCGTCGACTTGTTGGTCGAAACAAAGGTGAAAGGGGAAGACGGGCTCGTCATTGTCCATGTCGAGCATCAAAGCTACACCCAGCGGACCTTCCCCGAGCGAATGTTCCTCTACTTCAGCCGCTTGTTTCAAAAATACCGCCGCCGCATTCTCCCGATCGCCATCTTCAGCTATGACGAACAATACGACGAACCTTCCTCATTGGTCATGCAGTTTCCGTTTTTGACCGTTCTTGACTTCCGCTTTTTGACGGTGGAGCTATGCAAACTGCCGTGGCGCGCGTACATCCGCCATGCCAACCCTGTCGCCGCTGCCTTGCTAAGCAAAATGGGGTATAATGAAGATGAGAAAGTCGACGTGAAAAAGGAATTTTTGCGCATGCTCGTCCGCCTTGAGCTGGATGAAGCGAAACAGCGGCTGTTGTTCGGTTTTTTCGAGACGTATTTGCGGTTATCCGAAGAGGAGGAAATCCAACTGCGACACGAGGTGAGCCAAATGGAGACGAAGGAAGCAAAGCGTGTGATGGAACTCATCGTCTCATACGAACAGCGGGGGATGGAAAAGGGAATCCAACAAGGAATCGAACAGGGGATGAAGCAAGGACGCCAACAAGGGATCGAGGAAGGGAAGCTCGACGTGGTGAAGAGAATGCTGGCGAAAGGGTACGATGTCGACACGATTCACGAACTGACTGGGCTGCC